The Raphanus sativus cultivar WK10039 chromosome 6, ASM80110v3, whole genome shotgun sequence sequence GATTCTTATCCAAAACTAAATCGTTTTATTTCTCACACGACACACACTCTCCTTCAAGGCCCCATCCATAATCTGAATTCTCCTTACTTGCACAAAGCATGCACCACCCCATTTTATTCTTCTGAAAGATAAATAGAAAGTCTTCAcctttgaaaaaaattcaagagTTTATAAATCCAGAAATGAATGGAACATATTAAGGTTTATAAATCCAGAAAGGAATGGGATTTTTAGGTTGGGAGAAGAAACGATTCGGCGGTTTAATAATAGTTATCAGTATCTATAGTAGTTAATAAAATGATAAGTAGTCTAGTGGTTAAGCGTGCTACAGTTGTTGTTTTGGTCCCGGGTTCGAATCctttatgaaacaattttttagaACGACGTCGCCTGGACTTGACAGAGATTAGAGACATAAAGTAACCTGTTACCTCAATCTTGTTAACCATTTTAAAAGCATCTTAAAATTGGCTTAGTCAAAATATGTTAGAGGTTAAAACGGCTAGTCAAGATAAGTTGATGCTTTAAGTGGTATAAGACaaagttcatgttttttttcaaccaaatttgaaagttcgtgaTTTAATAACATTTTTCCCTTATTAATTTTCTATTCATTCCTTGACAtcttaatatgtatatataacagAGCATTCTAaacacaacaaaaacaaaaatgtcaAAAGGAATTAGGATGGCTCTAGTTATGAATCTcttatctcttttattttcagGAGTCTTAGTTCATTCTGGTCAAAGTACTGTACCTCTCAAATCCTTCAAGGTCAGCTTTAATACAAAAACTTTAGACAcatatatgttttctatattttaatctatttaatTAAGTCAACATCATTTTTCTTGTATCATGTAATGAGATCAACATCCTTTTTCATTTGCAGATAGGTGAAAATGTAACATATGAttgtatagatatttatatgCAATCCGGACTTGGCCATCCCTTACTCAAATACCATACAATTCAGGtgcatgattttaaaattgGTCCTACATAGATTTTCTTatgaaatgttatttttaacttGACTACATTTGCACCTTTTTCAAAGATGAAACCATCAGTTTCAAGGACTAAATTAAAAGGTCCAATTGGAATAAACAAAgtacaaaaacagaaaataccATGTCCAGATGGAACAATTCCTGTATGGAGAAATACAAAAGAATTCACCACCAACGCTCAAGTTTTGGGAGAGAACCATGTTCATTCTCTATCACCTAATAGTTCTGGAACACATGTAAAACATCCACTTTCCTCTTAATATAttcttatacatttttttttctcacagatattttcttatacatatattttaagtattaatatatggaatatatatatatatatgcacatgaGACACAATGGTGATTACTGATTATAAACATTCACTTCTGGTAGCTTGCTGGAGTAAAGTCACAAAATGGTCCATTTCGTGGTGTAGAAGCTTggtttaaaatgtttaaactAGACATCGCACAAGATCAAGCCTCGTATGGTCAAATATATATAGGCAGTGGACCGAATAACGAGGACAATTATATTTCAGCGGGTTGGATGGTAGGTTTACAttttactgtttttttctttaatttgtttGATTGTGTGGATATTCCTGaaatatttcaaatcttttACAGATAAATCCAAGCATTTTTGGTGACGGACGTACTTGGACATATGGATTTTGGAAGGTGTGCATGTGATATATATTCTTGGTTTCTTTCAGTTGTGTaggcaacatattatatttggtgaatctctaaatcaaataatatataaatataaatatgatgaTTTTGTAGGGTAAAGATGGAAAAGGATGTTACAATACAGCATGTTCAGGGTTTGTTCAAGTATCACAGACGTTTCCCATAGTTCAACCCATAGATTTTCCGCCTGGGCAGTCTCTCTGGTTGCATTACCTCATCCATCAGGTATTATTcttaatcttatatatttattcaacACATGTGATTCCCACTAAGAAGTGAAGGATTTATGAATCATGAAATTTATACAATCAAATTAGTGGTAATTTCTGTTAAATTTCATTCATTCAAATAGCttgtttaacatattttttactGTGATTCATATAAAGTAACAAATTCTTATTTGTTTGTTAATTATACGTGAAAAGGACAAAAATACAGGAAACTGGTGGCTTACAGAACTGGGGTCAGGTGAACCCAACGTCGATATTGGATATTGGCCAAAAGAGCTATTTAACCTTTTAGACAATGGTGCGAATCTGGTTGGAGCTGGTGGTGTAGTTCAGGCTTCACCTTCTGGTTCAAGCCCTGAGATGGGTAATGGTCAATTTCCGAATGTTAACCACCCCAAGGATTCGGGAATTTTCACAAATATCGAAGTGTTGGATTCCAATTATGTGCAGCACAAAATGAATTATTTTCCTACACAAGTGGTTCTAGATAGTCCCAAATGCTATGGGCTAACAATTGGTAAGAAATTTATATTCCGACGCAATCCACTTGGTTTCTATATTAATTATGGTGGTCCAGGAGGAAACTCTTGTGGAGTTTGATATTTTCAAGTGTAATAtcgaaatttgaattttaataaatatcaataatatattaagaaaatcaaaGAGTTATAATTCTGCcttctttataattatttttctccaGGTTAGTgcattttaatttgtaaatgGTCAATGACTAATTTAACTGTTAGGAGCCCTAGTAAAACTTAAGAGGAATATATATACTCTAATACAGTTAACTATAAAATACAAGTTACACCTTCGCAAGTTGTACCTTGATACATGTTTTCCCTTTTGTTCTGCTCCTTGTAGCATATTACAACTCTCGCGTGATGTTGGCATCATGCATCAAACGTACTAAAAATATTAGGCTGTAAAGAACAAATAACAAGAGGAGAGAATCTTATTCTTGATTTTCTTTGCTAACGAACAGTTAAAGAGCCAAAAAGGGATGGTGTGTCACCTTCTGTATCAGCTATTCATGCTCTCTTCGGTTCTAGTTGGTGATCACTTTAAAAATGATAAGAATGAATAGACaaagaatgaaaaaataaaataaaataaaacaggtatacgttatttattgttgtttctcaaatttgttaaagaatgtttttgtttaataattttgttaaaaataagaaataagagAAATTATATGGAAAGAATATTCCTAATAAACCGTGTTAtatttagagaatttttttttgttcatttcttTAGTCACCATTTAGAACTTTGATAtctatatactattaaaagaggaTCATtgtgaaaaaatctacttatacaaGGTTAATGCACCTTCATTAATGGCATAATAGTAATTAGTTAGTGGTCTTACATGATAAACCAATTCTATGTTAATAATGCGCTGAATATATGAAATGTACGGAATCCACTATCTCAATTTAATATAGGATGGTTTTGTTTTGATCTATATGTGGGATCCATTCTCTCAATTTAAACCCGAGTGAATGTGATTAAGCAATCCATAATGCTTTAATTATACGATATTCATTAATTAATCTAATGAATTAATATCTGCCTGTATTCTTTACTTCTCTAACTACTAATACCTCAAATCTAAGTTTGTGTTTATATTTTCTCAGCCatcatagttaaaaaaatatcaaataatttatgtactttaaattttaaatttatactattaaaatgcAAGGAGtctaaaaaaatctacttatgcaAGGTTGTTTCTATTCTTTCATTTGACTCATTATTTGTTGGTCCTACCTTAAATTGTCTAACTAGATAACattcaatgtttttatttagtaatCAACATATTTTAGTGGGTCAAAGATTTTGTTTAACCAAAGCCCAACCGTAATGTTCATTTTTTAGATTAATTTTCTTGAACTAATCTATTATTTCAGTAATTCATTTTATTGgcctatatttaaaaattctaatgagGACTATGGTTTCTCTTATAATGTTACGGTACTATGACCTAAAAAATCTATAGTGtggataattattttaaataaaatctaaccACTTAAACCCAAAACATATGTTGTAAATAAGTATTATAatttaacccacagattttatattgaatatttaaagttacaagttcaaaaaaaattattttaatacttaGAAAATCAAGTTTTGATAAACACACTTTAccaaaaaatatcttaaaacaaACTATATGTATTAATctatttttaagattaaaattattattttaaactaattttaaaactattaaaaacataaaaaaattctatattattACATAAGGCCAAAATCATAAATCTTAAGTCTCACTACTTCAACaaataaaatcttatatatagaaaatataataatattgttgAATAcacaatattaaataaataaattcataatttttttttattttaaataaaaaagcatTCTTATCTTCGATATAAAACGACTTTGTAACATAATACTGTacaacaaaactaaaatattaattcatattaaacaatttttatcgGGATTTATCAGGTTTTTATGTATcagtttcaaataaatttatactgGATTTATATCGAATAACTGGATTTATCAGTTTGACTGTGGGTCTAGGTCGGGTGCGAAAACACTTctacaattattaaaacatctacaaatctatactattagaTTAACCCAAAATCTAGAAAGTAAAACTTATGTCTcacaagttttaaaattttaactcttataaaatacacataaaatataaaaatatactgtATTGcaagaaattatataaaaaatctcaaataaatagatgataaatgtatttttaaatcattttctttttcaaataatacGACTTGATAACAtgataatatatactattaaaaccaaaacactatTAATATCAACTATTTTATTAACCGGAAgaaacccgcgctttcgaagcgcgggtcaaaatctagttttttcttatatatggGTACTTTCTACCCACTTTAAATTTGGACCCAAACAAAAACAGTATAGTAAAAATGGATTTGACTGAGACTGGACATTATCGTTTGTGGTATCTTTTTCTTATTGCTAATTTTTATGACAGAGATAACTGTAGATTTCATTTCAGGATGAGGAAGCAAGTATTGGTTCTAATAACTACCTACAAAAAACTCTCAAATCATATACTTCAA is a genomic window containing:
- the LOC108829258 gene encoding uncharacterized protein LOC108829258 yields the protein MSKGIRMALVMNLLSLLFSGVLVHSGQSTVPLKSFKIGENVTYDCIDIYMQSGLGHPLLKYHTIQMKPSVSRTKLKGPIGINKVQKQKIPCPDGTIPVWRNTKEFTTNAQVLGENHVHSLSPNSSGTHLAGVKSQNGPFRGVEAWFKMFKLDIAQDQASYGQIYIGSGPNNEDNYISAGWMINPSIFGDGRTWTYGFWKGKDGKGCYNTACSGFVQVSQTFPIVQPIDFPPGQSLWLHYLIHQDKNTGNWWLTELGSGEPNVDIGYWPKELFNLLDNGANLVGAGGVVQASPSGSSPEMGNGQFPNVNHPKDSGIFTNIEVLDSNYVQHKMNYFPTQVVLDSPKCYGLTIGKKFIFRRNPLGFYINYGGPGGNSCGV